AAAATATTTAAAAGCAAATAACAAAGAGAAAATACTTAAAGAATTTGAAAAGGGAAATAAATGGAGAAACTCAATTGAAAAAAAATGACCTTATAAAAAAAGCAAAAAGAATAGTTATAAAAATTGGAACTAATGTTTTAACAACACAAACAAATCGTTTAGATACTTCAATAATTGAACATCTTGTTGAACAAATTACATATTTAATTGAGAAAAAAGAAAAAGAAATAATAATAGTAACTTCTGGGGCAATTTTATCCGGTATGCAGGTTTTAAATTGGGAGGAAAAACCAAAACAAATAAATGAACTTCAAGCAGTTGCAAGTATTGGACAGGGTAAATTAATGGGTGCCTATGAAAGAATTTTTAAGGAAGAGGGTATAAATGTTGGACAAATTCTTCTTACAAGGGATATTTTTATGAGTAAGAAAAGGGCAAAAATTGCAAGAGAAACAATATTAACACTTTTGAAACATAAAATTGTCCCTATAATAAATGAAAATGATAGTGTTGCTTTTGAAGACATAAAATTTGGAGATAATGATATACTATCTGCTTATGTTACAAACTTAATTGAAGCAGATATTCTAATTCTTATAACAGATGTTGATGGGCTTTATAAAAATTATTCAGATAAAAAAGGTGGAGTAATAAGAGAAGTTAAAGATATAGAAAAATTGGAAAATATTTCATTTCTGGGAAAGACATCAAGAAAAGGAACAGGGGGAATGAAAAGTAAAATACAGGCAGCAAATATTGTTACAAAAAATGGAAAGCCCTGTTTAATAATAAATGGGAAAAAAATGTGGACACTAAAAAAAGTTTTTGAGGGAAAAGAAATAGGAACATTTTTTTATCCAGCGAGGTAGAAA
This DNA window, taken from bacterium, encodes the following:
- the proB gene encoding glutamate 5-kinase, encoding MKKNDLIKKAKRIVIKIGTNVLTTQTNRLDTSIIEHLVEQITYLIEKKEKEIIIVTSGAILSGMQVLNWEEKPKQINELQAVASIGQGKLMGAYERIFKEEGINVGQILLTRDIFMSKKRAKIARETILTLLKHKIVPIINENDSVAFEDIKFGDNDILSAYVTNLIEADILILITDVDGLYKNYSDKKGGVIREVKDIEKLENISFLGKTSRKGTGGMKSKIQAANIVTKNGKPCLIINGKKMWTLKKVFEGKEIGTFFYPAR